In Odontesthes bonariensis isolate fOdoBon6 chromosome 20, fOdoBon6.hap1, whole genome shotgun sequence, a genomic segment contains:
- the enkur gene encoding enkurin yields MAETIHPRESVYNWIPEEEEKIEKPKRYVSKFRPAVVLESKVTKDARRMMGPAKLELPSPHKYLKKHSKDPKLSEKPQPSKDARSTCACTEKKPAVPARTDPPPMGIQTKRDFTKTTIFVPVKPKPTYVDTNKGHKELLENSGLVPKYLLKKDYGEAPLYLRQRNEAERRAQEENDRLIREEREQAAMHHLSDEERHAVLQDMKKNWDALHREYQGLSLIIDTLSKKAHKIRLEEAMKQLEQDISLFERCKTIYIPNN; encoded by the exons GTATGTCTCCAAGTTCAGGCCAGCTGTTGTTCTTGAGAGCAAGGTAACCAAGGATGCGAGGAGAATGATGGGACCAGCGAAGCTGGAGCTACCATCTCCACACAAATACCTGAAGAAGCATTCAAAAGACCCCAAACTGTCAGAAA agcCGCAGCCCTCGAAAGATGCCCGTAGCACCTGCGCTTGCACTGAGAAGAAGCCAGCGGTCCCCGCGAGGACTGATCCCCCACCGATGGGAATCCAAACCAAGCGGGACTTTACGAAAACAACCATATTTGTTCCGGTAAAGCCGAAACCCACCTATGTGGACACCAACAAAGGACACAAAGAGCTCCTGGAAAACTCAGGGCTTGTCCCCAAGTACCTTTTGAAAAAG GATTACGGTGAAGCACCTTTGTACCTGCGGCAGCGCAATGAAGCAGAGCGGAGGGCTCAGGAGGAGAACGACCGCTTAATAAGGGAAGAGAGGGAGCAGGCAGCCATGCATCACCTGTCGGATGAGGAGAGACACGCTGTCCTGCAG GACATGAAGAAGAATTGGGATGCTCTGCATCGAGAGTACCAGGGCCTCTCCCTCATCATCGACACCTTGTCAAAGAAAGCTCACAAGATACGACTGGAAGAGGCAATGAAGCAGCTGGAACAGGACATAAGCCTCTTTGAGAGATGCAAAACCATCTACATACCCAACAATTAG